One Nostoc sp. UHCC 0302 DNA window includes the following coding sequences:
- a CDS encoding nitrate ABC transporter ATP-binding protein (This model describes the ATP binding subunits of ATP-binding cassette (ABC) transporters for nitrate transport, or for bicarbonate transport, in bacteria and archaea.) — translation MSMFVAVDQIDKVFELTGGGKYIALKGIDLQIKKGEFVSLIGHSGCGKSTLLNMIAGLDLPSEGLVTLEGQKITKPGPDRMVVFQNYSLLPWRTVRENIALAVDSVMNGLPAAERKAIVEKHINMVGLRPHADKQPGMLSGGQKQRVAIARALAIRPKLLLLDEPFGALDALTRGNLQEQLMQICEENQVTAVMVTHDVDEAVLLSDRIVMLTNGPESKIGDILEVDIPRPRKRMEVVEHPSYYSLRSEMIYFLNQQKRIKKIRARKTADIARHGLEKVNLEIGFLPLTACAPLAVAKEKGFFTKHGLDEVNLVRESSWRGIEDGISGGYLDAAQMPSGMPMWLTLGGHNNQPLPVVTALTMTRNGNAITLAKRFYDQGVHTLSDFKRYLLHTREQRHTMGVVHPASMHNLLLRYWLAAGGIDPDSDVDMKTIPPAQMVADLKAGSIDGYCVGEPWNYRAAVENVGFTIATDLEVWLGHPGKVLGVREDWAENYPNTHIALTKALLEACQYCANPENAQEIRQILAGRDYVSTDLEYIQLEDPDSLTCDLDHPLRDYAHHQFYSESAINRPSRTEQIWIMSQLARWGDTPFPRNWVEVVERVCRVRVFSTAARELGLDISYIRQPIKLFDGTPFNADDPIAYLNSLQIKRDFSVAEVVLDAPRRKLAS, via the coding sequence CACTTTATTAAATATGATTGCTGGTCTGGATTTACCCAGTGAAGGCCTTGTGACTTTAGAAGGACAAAAAATCACCAAACCTGGCCCAGATAGGATGGTGGTGTTTCAAAATTATTCGCTACTACCCTGGCGGACAGTTAGAGAAAATATTGCCCTGGCTGTGGATTCGGTAATGAATGGGTTACCAGCTGCTGAACGCAAAGCTATTGTCGAAAAACATATTAATATGGTGGGCTTGCGTCCCCATGCTGATAAACAGCCGGGAATGTTATCAGGTGGGCAAAAACAGCGAGTTGCGATCGCTCGCGCTTTAGCAATTCGCCCCAAGTTGCTACTATTAGATGAACCCTTCGGTGCATTGGATGCACTCACACGCGGTAATTTGCAAGAACAACTCATGCAAATTTGCGAAGAAAATCAAGTCACTGCTGTGATGGTTACCCATGATGTTGATGAAGCGGTGCTGTTATCTGACCGAATTGTCATGTTAACTAATGGCCCCGAATCCAAAATTGGGGACATTTTAGAAGTCGATATTCCCAGACCCCGCAAGCGGATGGAAGTTGTAGAACATCCCAGCTATTACAGCTTGCGAAGTGAGATGATTTACTTCCTCAATCAGCAGAAACGCATCAAGAAAATTCGGGCGCGGAAAACTGCGGATATTGCTCGTCATGGATTGGAAAAAGTTAATTTAGAAATTGGCTTTTTGCCGCTGACTGCTTGCGCCCCGTTAGCTGTTGCCAAAGAAAAAGGTTTCTTTACCAAGCATGGTTTAGATGAAGTTAACCTCGTGCGGGAAAGTAGCTGGCGGGGTATAGAAGATGGCATAAGTGGCGGTTATTTGGATGCGGCTCAAATGCCTTCGGGGATGCCCATGTGGTTAACATTAGGAGGGCATAATAACCAACCATTGCCTGTTGTCACTGCCCTCACCATGACTCGCAACGGCAACGCCATCACCTTAGCAAAACGCTTTTATGACCAAGGTGTACACACTTTATCAGATTTCAAAAGATACCTGCTTCACACCCGTGAGCAAAGGCACACAATGGGGGTAGTGCATCCCGCATCTATGCACAATTTGCTACTGCGTTACTGGCTAGCTGCTGGTGGTATTGACCCCGACAGCGATGTGGATATGAAGACCATTCCCCCAGCACAGATGGTAGCTGACCTAAAAGCCGGAAGTATTGATGGTTACTGCGTAGGTGAACCTTGGAATTACCGCGCTGCTGTGGAAAATGTCGGCTTTACCATCGCTACCGACTTAGAAGTTTGGTTAGGACACCCCGGTAAAGTTCTTGGTGTGCGAGAAGATTGGGCAGAAAATTATCCAAATACACATATCGCCTTGACTAAAGCTTTGCTAGAAGCTTGTCAGTACTGTGCAAATCCCGAAAATGCCCAAGAAATTCGCCAAATTTTAGCAGGGCGAGATTACGTCAGCACTGATTTAGAGTACATTCAACTCGAAGATCCAGATAGTCTCACCTGTGACTTAGACCATCCGTTGCGGGACTATGCCCATCACCAGTTTTATTCTGAGTCTGCCATCAACCGCCCCAGTCGCACAGAACAAATTTGGATTATGAGTCAATTGGCGCGTTGGGGTGACACTCCCTTCCCCAGAAATTGGGTGGAAGTTGTGGAACGAGTATGCCGAGTTCGTGTCTTCAGTACCGCAGCACGAGAATTAGGTTTAGATATTAGCTACATTCGTCAACCCATCAAGCTGTTTGATGGTACTCCCTTTAATGCGGATGATCCGATCGCCTATCTTAACAGCTTGCAGATTAAGCGTGATTTCTCGGTGGCGGAAGTTGTTCTTGATGCACCAAGAAGAAAACTCGCCTCATAA